One Acetobacter ghanensis DNA window includes the following coding sequences:
- a CDS encoding thioredoxin family protein has protein sequence MTAAWCITCLVNERVALNTEATQTAMARYGVTVLRGDWTRRDPTITTFLHAHGRDGVPFYLFVPAHGPAVVLPQILTQGLVISTITPQP, from the coding sequence ATGACGGCAGCCTGGTGCATTACCTGCCTTGTGAACGAGCGCGTAGCCCTGAACACCGAGGCCACCCAAACCGCCATGGCCCGCTACGGCGTAACTGTTCTGCGGGGGGACTGGACGCGACGAGACCCCACCATAACCACCTTTTTGCACGCCCACGGGCGCGATGGTGTGCCTTTTTATCTGTTTGTTCCCGCACATGGGCCTGCGGTGGTGCTTCCGCAAATTCTTACACAGGGTCTGGTTATCAGCACCATAACACCCCAGCCCTGA
- a CDS encoding DMT family transporter yields MMHKPFLLLGIAIVAEVIGTACLAASQGFARWLPVVMSLLAYGCAFYCLSIPLKTMPAGVVYALWSGVGIVLISLIGTVFLKQTLDAPAIAGIALILAGVLVINLFSSTTH; encoded by the coding sequence ATGATGCACAAACCCTTTTTGCTGCTGGGCATTGCCATAGTTGCCGAGGTTATTGGCACGGCGTGTCTGGCAGCTTCGCAGGGGTTTGCGCGGTGGCTACCTGTTGTTATGAGCCTGCTGGCTTATGGGTGTGCTTTTTACTGCCTGTCCATCCCGCTCAAAACCATGCCTGCGGGGGTTGTGTATGCCCTGTGGTCCGGCGTGGGGATTGTGCTCATATCCCTCATTGGGACGGTGTTTTTAAAACAGACGCTTGATGCCCCGGCCATTGCAGGCATTGCGCTTATTCTTGCAGGTGTTCTGGTCATCAACCTGTTTTCATCCACTACGCATTAA